A genomic region of Xanthomonas fragariae contains the following coding sequences:
- a CDS encoding J domain-containing protein, giving the protein MPSKVRTPTDAPASQAIQQLRSQPAQTSGAALSPARKRFDRLLRDLERHRAELQAWQVALSRWRERYYSELQPLLDQRRAADIALVEALDRAHATVKLGKADREFLSELLCDIAGPLIESGHEALRPTYDHHSAVGYDQEVSESDALMKQILGQAYGLDADELDGIDSPEELYERVSERLEQERAQQQQRHAQRRKRTEKKAIVENAKPPPLRELYRKLAGNLHPDRTKNEQDHASRTILMQRLNAAYKSGDLLGLLELQAEIGLLDAQGVDAMSAARLQDYNRELDRQRKELQQQILQKAYNFCAEYSLDLPSRPKPARLSRLMAQLKREIEDDLMDTRMGLRELTNPQSLKRWLKLQRVMSSMPDAPWL; this is encoded by the coding sequence ATGCCCAGCAAAGTCCGCACCCCGACCGATGCGCCTGCCTCGCAAGCGATACAGCAGCTGCGCAGCCAGCCTGCGCAAACGTCCGGCGCGGCGCTGTCGCCAGCACGCAAGCGCTTCGACCGATTGCTGCGCGACCTGGAGCGGCATCGCGCCGAATTGCAGGCCTGGCAAGTAGCGCTCTCGCGCTGGCGCGAGCGTTATTACTCTGAATTGCAGCCCTTGCTCGACCAACGGCGTGCGGCCGATATCGCGCTGGTCGAAGCGCTCGACCGTGCGCATGCCACAGTCAAACTGGGTAAGGCCGATCGCGAGTTCCTGTCCGAGTTGCTGTGCGATATTGCCGGCCCGCTGATCGAGTCCGGACACGAGGCGCTGCGACCTACTTACGATCACCACAGCGCAGTTGGGTACGACCAGGAAGTTTCCGAATCCGATGCGCTGATGAAGCAGATTCTCGGCCAGGCCTACGGACTGGATGCGGATGAGCTGGACGGCATCGACTCGCCCGAGGAGCTTTACGAACGCGTCAGCGAGCGCTTGGAGCAGGAACGCGCGCAGCAACAGCAACGTCACGCGCAACGTCGCAAGCGTACCGAAAAAAAAGCGATTGTCGAGAATGCCAAACCGCCACCACTGCGCGAGTTGTATCGCAAGCTGGCCGGCAACCTGCATCCGGATCGCACCAAGAACGAGCAGGACCACGCCTCGCGTACCATCCTCATGCAGCGGCTCAATGCCGCTTACAAATCCGGCGATTTGTTGGGATTGCTTGAGCTGCAGGCCGAGATCGGCCTACTGGATGCGCAGGGCGTGGATGCGATGAGCGCGGCGCGGCTGCAGGACTACAACCGCGAGCTGGATCGGCAGCGCAAGGAGTTGCAACAGCAGATATTGCAGAAGGCTTATAACTTTTGCGCCGAATATAGTCTTGACCTGCCATCGCGACCTAAGCCCGCCCGGCTGAGTCGTTTGATGGCGCAACTCAAGCGCGAGATCGAAGACGACCTGATGGACACGCGCATGGGCCTGCGTGAGCTGACCAATCCGCAATCGCTCAAGCGCTGGTTGAAGCTGCAACGCGTCATGTCGAGCATGCCCGACGCGCCCTGGCTCTGA